A stretch of Clostridium formicaceticum DNA encodes these proteins:
- a CDS encoding ABC transporter permease has product MNLLENVVLAFSTIWANKMRSFLTMLGIIIGIAAVVAISAIGNGGKYQIQKSMEQFGTNRLMIYMNWEKQGDMKLRDFLNDRDIEAIKNLEGIEAITPLYEDWSSIGVKNRHIDVVLVGANADSQAITNVEVSKGRFITDNDVEKYSNSIVISEKEARELFGTTDVMGEIVTLNSYRGPVDFQVVGITKYEENFFSNTMNGGRAQVYVPITTIMRVYNQTVYYGVNLKVANREDMDRVGQQVINLLGRIHNNQNMYTVFNLEQMMQTITGVINTITTVLAFIAGIALLVGGIGIMNIMLVSVSERIREIGIKKAIGAKRSTILLQFLTESSIIALIGGVVGIGIGFLLGTGASFLLKMPPLISLKEVLATSLLAMVIGIVFGVYPANRAAKMDPIEALRYE; this is encoded by the coding sequence ATGAACTTATTAGAAAATGTTGTGTTAGCTTTCTCTACGATTTGGGCAAATAAGATGAGGTCCTTTTTAACGATGTTAGGAATCATCATAGGCATTGCCGCAGTAGTAGCCATATCTGCCATAGGTAATGGGGGGAAATATCAAATACAAAAAAGCATGGAACAATTCGGAACAAATCGGTTGATGATCTATATGAATTGGGAAAAACAAGGAGATATGAAACTTAGAGATTTTCTTAATGATAGGGATATTGAAGCGATTAAAAATCTAGAGGGGATAGAAGCGATTACACCTCTTTACGAAGATTGGTCTTCTATTGGTGTTAAAAATCGTCATATAGACGTGGTTTTAGTAGGCGCTAATGCCGATAGTCAAGCGATCACAAATGTTGAAGTAAGCAAGGGAAGATTCATTACTGACAATGATGTAGAAAAATATAGCAACAGCATCGTGATTTCTGAAAAAGAGGCAAGGGAGTTATTTGGAACGACTGATGTTATGGGAGAGATCGTCACATTAAATAGTTATAGAGGGCCCGTTGATTTTCAAGTGGTAGGTATCACAAAGTATGAAGAAAACTTTTTTAGCAACACGATGAATGGTGGGAGAGCACAGGTTTATGTGCCTATCACAACTATCATGAGAGTCTATAATCAAACCGTATACTATGGTGTAAACCTAAAGGTTGCTAATAGAGAGGATATGGATCGTGTGGGCCAGCAGGTTATAAATTTATTAGGGAGGATACATAATAATCAAAACATGTATACGGTATTTAATCTTGAACAGATGATGCAAACCATTACAGGTGTAATTAATACCATAACAACTGTATTAGCTTTTATTGCAGGAATAGCTTTGCTGGTGGGAGGGATTGGCATTATGAATATTATGCTGGTTTCTGTAAGCGAAAGAATACGTGAAATTGGCATTAAAAAAGCTATAGGTGCTAAAAGAAGTACAATACTGCTGCAATTTTTAACAGAATCCTCCATTATAGCTTTAATAGGAGGGGTTGTAGGCATTGGTATCGGATTTTTATTAGGGACAGGTGCTTCTTTTTTGTTGAAAATGCCACCTTTGATCAGCTTAAAGGAAGTGTTAGCTACTTCCCTATTGGCAATGGTAATAGGTATAGTATTTGGCGTTTATCCTGCAAATAGGGCTGCAAAAATGGACCCAATTGAGGCCCTTAGGTATGAATAG
- a CDS encoding ABC transporter permease: MLLIETFKVALQSIWANKMRSSLTILGLVIGILSVVVITTLGNAAQADMMGAFDKYGKGKLNLNLNYYTERPVVYRDYFSDDDVAAISRMESEVAAVSAELREWMTIKYGDKEMRIDTYGVSNNYDEVETVDLLRGRFLTEEDVLGRRNVMVIDEKIARYLFGSTDCIGEVVTLTTGWYTMELMVIGVDKLSDSAILNMAQGNYAYGYMPISVASRMNFIDRYPRLMLQAQEGLNINSVGEKILNLLERRDKEKSMYRVDAKESQFSQVTQGLGFLTATISGIAAISLVVGGIGIMNIMLVSVTERTREIGLRKAIGAKPSVILLQFLVEAVILSVFGGMLGLLVGGIISFGIVQVLGLPFILSINTIVLAFLFSTTVGVAFGVYPARKASKLDPIEALRYE; encoded by the coding sequence ATGTTATTAATAGAAACCTTTAAGGTAGCACTGCAAAGCATATGGGCAAACAAAATGCGATCTAGTTTAACGATATTAGGCTTAGTTATTGGTATTCTGTCAGTGGTAGTAATTACAACCTTAGGCAATGCTGCTCAAGCGGACATGATGGGGGCTTTTGATAAATATGGCAAAGGAAAGTTAAACCTCAATCTCAACTATTATACTGAAAGACCAGTGGTTTATCGAGATTATTTCAGTGATGATGATGTTGCTGCCATAAGCAGAATGGAAAGCGAAGTGGCTGCTGTATCTGCAGAATTAAGAGAATGGATGACGATTAAATATGGTGATAAGGAAATGCGTATAGATACCTATGGGGTAAGCAATAACTATGATGAAGTTGAAACGGTGGATTTGCTTCGAGGTAGGTTTTTAACGGAAGAAGATGTATTAGGAAGAAGAAATGTAATGGTTATTGACGAAAAAATCGCTAGATATCTATTTGGTTCTACCGATTGCATTGGTGAAGTTGTAACCCTTACTACTGGATGGTATACAATGGAACTGATGGTGATAGGAGTAGATAAACTATCGGATTCTGCTATCTTAAATATGGCGCAAGGAAACTACGCCTATGGTTATATGCCTATTTCAGTAGCCTCTAGGATGAACTTTATCGACAGATATCCTAGATTGATGCTGCAGGCACAAGAGGGCCTAAATATCAATAGCGTAGGAGAAAAAATACTTAACCTATTGGAAAGAAGAGATAAAGAAAAAAGTATGTATCGTGTAGATGCCAAAGAAAGTCAGTTTAGTCAAGTTACGCAAGGCCTAGGATTTTTAACAGCAACGATATCAGGAATTGCTGCGATATCTCTAGTGGTGGGGGGGATTGGCATTATGAATATCATGCTGGTATCAGTGACAGAACGGACACGAGAGATTGGTCTTAGAAAAGCTATAGGTGCTAAGCCATCAGTTATATTACTTCAATTTCTGGTAGAAGCAGTGATTCTTTCTGTATTTGGCGGAATGCTGGGCTTATTGGTGGGAGGAATCATTAGTTTTGGTATTGTTCAAGTCTTAGGATTACCTTTTATCCTATCAATAAACACAATTGTTTTGGCTTTTCTTTTTTCAACGACAGTGGGTGTTGCTTTTGGTGTATATCCAGCTAGAAAGGCTTCAAAACTTGACCCTATAGAAGCTTTAAGATATGAGTAA
- a CDS encoding ABC transporter ATP-binding protein: MITVKNLNKVYENGSIAVQALKNIDLEIKAGEFVAITGASGSGKSTFMNIIGCLDRTTSGLYILDEERIEDLSDYDLAEIRNRKIGFVFQSFNLLPRTSALKNVELPMMYAGVSGKERKQRAMEALEKVGLADRVHHKPNELSGGQKQRVAVARALVNQPSIILADEPTGNLDSKATHEVMDLFQKLNDDGVTIVIVTHEQEIAEKTKRIISFRDGEVILDEQTNAYKKA; the protein is encoded by the coding sequence ATGATTACTGTTAAAAATTTAAATAAAGTCTATGAAAATGGTAGTATAGCCGTGCAGGCATTGAAAAATATAGATTTAGAAATTAAAGCGGGGGAGTTTGTAGCCATCACTGGCGCCTCTGGTTCTGGCAAATCTACTTTTATGAACATTATCGGGTGTTTAGATCGAACAACTTCCGGATTATATATATTAGATGAGGAAAGAATAGAGGATTTATCTGATTATGACCTAGCAGAAATTCGTAATAGAAAAATTGGATTTGTGTTCCAATCCTTTAATCTATTACCCCGTACTTCTGCTTTGAAAAATGTAGAGCTTCCTATGATGTATGCTGGCGTATCGGGAAAAGAGAGAAAACAAAGAGCGATGGAGGCATTAGAAAAAGTAGGTCTAGCAGATAGAGTGCATCATAAACCGAATGAATTATCGGGGGGTCAGAAACAGAGGGTGGCTGTTGCTAGAGCCTTAGTAAACCAGCCTTCTATTATTTTGGCAGATGAACCTACTGGGAACCTAGACTCTAAGGCGACCCACGAGGTAATGGACTTATTCCAAAAATTAAATGATGATGGTGTGACAATCGTCATAGTGACCCATGAGCAGGAAATTGCTGAAAAAACAAAGCGCATTATAAGTTTTCGCGATGGAGAAGTTATTTTAGATGAGCAAACAAATGCTTATAAGAAAGCTTAA
- the tsaD gene encoding tRNA (adenosine(37)-N6)-threonylcarbamoyltransferase complex transferase subunit TsaD, producing the protein MSIDVIKDDVITLAIESSCDETSVSVLKNGRFVLSNIIASQIEQHQKFGGVVPEVASRKHIENINLVIEEALQEAKITFDDVTHVAATYGPGLVGALLVGLSAAKAIAFAREIPLNGVNHIEGHIYANFIEHKELEPPFICLIVSGGHTHLVYMKDYGAYEILGKTRDDAAGEAFDKVARALGLGYPGGPLIDKLAKAGNKEAIPFPKAYLEEGSYDFSFSGLKSAVLNYLNGQKMKGNPIPVEDVAASFQQAVIEVLVEKTIACTVEKGMKQVVLAGGVAANSGLRELLQQKTKEKGIDLKYPSLKLCTDNAAMIGCVGYYNYIGGHRSSLALNGIPNLKIGEIHS; encoded by the coding sequence ATGTCTATTGATGTTATAAAAGATGATGTCATCACTTTAGCTATCGAAAGCAGCTGTGATGAAACTTCCGTTAGTGTTTTAAAAAACGGTAGATTCGTTTTGTCAAATATTATTGCTTCGCAAATTGAACAACACCAAAAATTTGGTGGTGTTGTTCCGGAGGTAGCCTCTAGAAAGCATATTGAAAATATTAATCTTGTTATTGAAGAAGCACTGCAAGAGGCAAAAATTACCTTTGATGATGTTACCCATGTAGCTGCAACCTATGGGCCTGGATTGGTGGGAGCACTGCTGGTGGGGCTATCTGCAGCAAAAGCCATTGCCTTTGCAAGAGAAATCCCTTTAAATGGTGTAAATCACATAGAAGGTCACATTTATGCCAACTTTATTGAACATAAAGAGCTAGAACCTCCTTTTATCTGTTTGATTGTTTCTGGGGGACATACTCACTTAGTTTATATGAAGGACTATGGTGCCTATGAAATACTGGGTAAGACAAGAGATGATGCGGCTGGAGAGGCTTTTGATAAGGTAGCTCGAGCACTAGGCTTAGGTTATCCTGGCGGCCCCCTGATCGATAAACTTGCAAAGGCAGGAAATAAAGAAGCAATCCCTTTCCCGAAGGCATACTTGGAGGAGGGAAGCTATGATTTTAGCTTTAGTGGCTTAAAATCTGCTGTATTAAATTATTTAAATGGTCAAAAAATGAAGGGGAATCCTATTCCTGTGGAGGATGTAGCAGCTAGTTTTCAACAGGCGGTTATCGAAGTTTTAGTAGAAAAAACCATAGCCTGTACTGTGGAAAAGGGAATGAAGCAAGTTGTTTTGGCTGGAGGGGTAGCCGCTAATAGCGGACTTAGAGAATTATTACAACAAAAGACAAAAGAAAAGGGCATAGACTTAAAATATCCATCTCTAAAGCTATGCACAGATAATGCCGCTATGATTGGTTGTGTAGGATACTATAACTACATAGGAGGTCACCGATCAAGTTTAGCGTTAAACGGTATTCCAAATCTAAAAATCGGAGAAATACATTCATAA
- a CDS encoding ABC-F family ATP-binding cassette domain-containing protein gives MIVLSCNNISKFFGVDVIIRNITFSINKGEKVALVGINGAGKSTLFKILCQQLPYDDGELYIAKSTRVGYLEQNNILNPPHTVYEEVMTVFSDLVEMEEKLRTLEHKIAELGNNPSQALDTHMQQYAIMLDEFNQRNGYGFRSEVRGVLRGLGFTEEEFQQPVLQLSGGQKTRVSLAKLLLSKPDVLMLDEPTNHLDIEAVEWLEGFLKDYPGTILIISHDRYFLDQLVNRVMEIENCQLESYNGNYTAFTKKKQIIREQQLKEYTEQQKEITRQKDIIRRLRQHGTEKLINRAKSKEKQLTKIEEILPPPSQRGKAKMQFHAAIQSGNDILHVENLSKSFGDTVLFQDISFDIYRGERVALIGANGVGKSTLFKILLNKLHATAGNFRLGHNVHMGYYDQEQEGLHPNKSIIDEIWNDHIYMDQTEVRTLLGSFLFQGEDVFKIISTLSGGEKARLSLLKLILSKANLLLLDEPTNHLDIDSKEVLEEALLQYDGTIFVISHDRYFLNRVATRIIDLSCSGVEVFLGNYDYYVEKKKEQFTEEEDIQTKTKTQLKEERRKEKEERDRIRQLSKKREKIEEEIMTLEEKLSQLEAFMCQEEVYSNPDKSKEVHQETVKIKEKINELYEMWEVEEA, from the coding sequence GACGACGGTGAGTTGTATATAGCCAAATCTACCAGGGTTGGTTACTTAGAGCAAAACAATATTTTAAATCCCCCTCATACTGTCTACGAAGAGGTAATGACTGTATTTTCTGACCTAGTGGAAATGGAGGAAAAGTTAAGAACTTTAGAACATAAAATTGCAGAATTAGGAAATAATCCAAGTCAAGCACTAGACACGCATATGCAGCAATATGCCATCATGTTAGATGAATTTAACCAAAGAAATGGCTATGGTTTTCGTAGTGAAGTCAGGGGCGTTTTACGGGGTTTGGGCTTTACTGAAGAGGAGTTCCAACAACCAGTTCTACAACTTAGCGGTGGACAAAAAACCCGTGTCTCACTAGCTAAACTCCTACTATCAAAACCAGATGTCTTAATGCTAGATGAACCCACCAATCACTTGGATATAGAAGCAGTGGAATGGTTAGAAGGATTTCTTAAGGATTACCCTGGAACCATCCTCATTATTTCCCATGACAGATATTTCCTAGATCAATTAGTAAATCGTGTTATGGAGATAGAAAATTGTCAATTAGAGAGCTATAACGGTAATTATACAGCCTTTACGAAAAAAAAGCAAATCATAAGAGAACAACAGCTAAAAGAGTATACAGAACAGCAAAAAGAAATTACACGACAAAAAGATATCATTCGACGACTTCGTCAACATGGTACAGAGAAGTTAATAAATCGTGCTAAAAGCAAAGAAAAACAATTGACTAAAATAGAAGAAATTCTTCCCCCTCCAAGCCAGCGTGGCAAAGCAAAAATGCAGTTTCATGCAGCCATACAAAGCGGCAATGACATACTGCATGTCGAAAATCTTAGCAAATCCTTTGGCGATACAGTATTATTTCAAGACATAAGCTTTGATATCTATCGTGGAGAAAGAGTAGCACTGATTGGCGCTAATGGTGTAGGAAAATCTACGCTATTTAAGATCCTATTAAACAAACTTCATGCTACAGCAGGAAATTTTCGTTTAGGTCATAATGTCCATATGGGCTATTATGATCAAGAACAAGAAGGTTTGCATCCTAACAAAAGCATCATTGATGAAATTTGGAACGATCATATCTATATGGATCAAACAGAAGTACGAACATTGCTGGGCTCATTTTTGTTTCAAGGAGAAGACGTATTTAAAATAATATCTACTTTGAGTGGGGGTGAAAAAGCCCGCCTGTCTTTACTAAAATTAATTTTATCTAAAGCAAATCTTTTACTATTAGACGAACCCACAAATCATCTAGATATTGATTCTAAAGAAGTATTAGAAGAGGCGCTTTTACAATATGATGGCACGATTTTTGTTATTTCTCATGATCGCTATTTTTTAAATCGCGTAGCTACTAGAATTATCGATTTAAGCTGTAGCGGGGTAGAAGTCTTTTTGGGCAACTATGATTACTATGTGGAAAAGAAGAAAGAACAGTTCACAGAAGAGGAAGATATACAAACCAAAACAAAAACGCAATTAAAAGAAGAGCGTCGTAAAGAAAAAGAGGAACGTGATAGAATACGTCAGCTGTCAAAAAAACGTGAAAAAATTGAAGAAGAAATCATGACCTTAGAAGAAAAACTCTCGCAACTAGAAGCTTTTATGTGTCAGGAAGAAGTCTATTCCAATCCTGATAAAAGCAAAGAAGTGCATCAAGAAACAGTAAAGATTAAGGAAAAAATTAATGAGCTCTATGAAATGTGGGAAGTGGAAGAAGCATAA